The following proteins are co-located in the Anaerolineae bacterium genome:
- a CDS encoding nitroreductase family protein produces MRTRKGTQMLRTILARRTHTAFQDTPVPESALNHILTAGMLAPTRFHQRPWHFIILRDAEVKQEIASALRLKPSLAGAPVWIAVVAEEDGPAAWDLDAAAAAQSMLIVATALGLGSAWLMPWLGNPDALERVEQLLGLPANIHLAMILAVGLPAEELPAHREEEVYESSRVHLEQVRHVPSSAPAC; encoded by the coding sequence ATGAGAACGCGAAAGGGCACGCAAATGTTGCGCACCATATTGGCCCGCCGCACCCATACGGCATTCCAGGACACACCTGTCCCGGAGAGCGCGCTGAATCATATCCTGACCGCCGGCATGCTGGCGCCCACGCGGTTTCATCAACGGCCCTGGCACTTCATCATCCTGCGGGATGCGGAGGTCAAACAAGAGATTGCCAGCGCCCTGCGGCTGAAGCCCTCGCTGGCCGGCGCGCCGGTCTGGATCGCGGTGGTGGCGGAAGAGGATGGGCCGGCGGCCTGGGACCTGGATGCCGCGGCCGCCGCCCAGTCCATGCTGATTGTGGCCACCGCCCTGGGCCTTGGCTCGGCCTGGTTGATGCCGTGGCTCGGCAATCCGGATGCGTTAGAGAGAGTGGAGCAACTGCTGGGCCTGCCGGCGAACATCCATTTGGCCATGATCCTGGCCGTGGGGTTGCCGGCGGAGGAACTGCCGGCGCACCGGGAGGAAGAGGTGTATGAATCCAGCCGGGTGCACCTGGAGCAGGTGCGCCACGTCCCGAGCAGCGCGCCGGCGTGTTGA
- a CDS encoding nitroreductase family protein encodes MYSAIEVIQQRRTLRRFTTTDISDDAIQRLLTAAMAAPSLMGRKPWHFVVIRDAEVKRRIAEAFRVHPQLAEAPAWIAFLADVGASPAWRMDLSAAVMNTLLQATAMGLGATWIGTVDSKWTPGQVEACRTLYIPEGWELFAFVAVGKPAEQRPPHVLDPYVFSTRVHEGKWGNRRQVPFPQYRSEGGKQ; translated from the coding sequence ATGTACAGCGCAATCGAGGTCATTCAACAGCGGCGCACCCTGCGCCGATTCACAACCACAGACATATCCGATGACGCCATCCAGCGACTGCTGACTGCGGCGATGGCCGCCCCTTCCCTGATGGGACGCAAACCCTGGCACTTTGTGGTCATCCGAGACGCGGAGGTTAAAAGGAGGATCGCCGAGGCATTCCGCGTCCATCCGCAGTTGGCCGAAGCGCCGGCCTGGATCGCCTTCCTGGCCGATGTGGGTGCATCGCCGGCCTGGCGCATGGACCTCAGCGCCGCGGTGATGAACACCCTTCTGCAGGCCACGGCCATGGGCCTGGGCGCCACCTGGATCGGCACGGTGGATTCGAAATGGACACCGGGACAGGTGGAAGCCTGCCGGACGCTCTACATCCCGGAGGGATGGGAGCTGTTCGCCTTTGTGGCGGTGGGCAAGCCGGCCGAACAGCGACCGCCCCACGTGCTGGACCCGTACGTTTTTTCCACCCGTGTGCATGAGGGGAAATGGGGCAACCGCCGGCAGGTTCCCTTCCCGCAGTACCGCTCTGAAGGAGGCAAGCAATGA
- the ade gene encoding adenine deaminase has protein sequence MKREEYIAVARGERPADLLLRNTQLVNVLTGEVHPADIAIAGGYVIGWGDYQAREVIDLAGAFVCPGFIDAHVHLESSMVTPAQFARAVVPRGTTTVIADPHEIANVLGVEGIRYILRASEGIPLRVFVMVSSCVPATHMETAGASVTPADVRALLGERRVLGLAEMMNYPGVLFRLPAVLEMLEAAGDLPIDGHAPGLSGKDLHAYIGAGIRSDHECTTTQEALEKARAGMHVHIREGTAARNLLDLLPAVTPQHAGMFSFCTDDRHPAELLREGHLDDIVRKAIAAGLPPIAAIQMATIHTARHYRLWELGAVAPGYRADLVVLEDLEKVQPAMVFQDGRLVARDGKLVEELALPPAPSLPPTMRIAWERVSFALPAPPAGTAVRVIGVIPDQIITHSLRMEPKVEAGQIVADVSRDLLKIAVVERHHASGNVGVGLVQGMGLQRGAIASSVAHDSHNIVVVGVDDRSMHRAVRAVAEMGGGQAVADGGEILARLPLPIAGLISDQPLERVQEAGEAVRRAAQALGCTLSDPAMTLSFLALPVIPSLKITDMGLVDVERFALVPLWD, from the coding sequence ATGAAGCGCGAGGAGTACATTGCGGTTGCCAGGGGGGAGCGGCCGGCCGACCTGCTCCTGCGCAATACCCAGCTGGTCAACGTGCTCACCGGGGAAGTTCATCCCGCCGATATCGCCATCGCCGGCGGTTATGTCATCGGTTGGGGGGACTACCAGGCGCGGGAAGTGATAGACCTGGCCGGCGCGTTCGTCTGCCCGGGATTTATTGACGCCCATGTGCATCTGGAAAGCTCCATGGTGACGCCGGCACAGTTCGCCCGCGCCGTCGTGCCTCGCGGCACCACGACGGTCATCGCTGATCCCCATGAGATCGCCAATGTGCTGGGGGTGGAGGGCATCCGCTACATCCTGCGCGCCAGCGAAGGCATTCCCCTGCGGGTCTTTGTGATGGTCTCCTCCTGTGTGCCGGCCACGCATATGGAAACCGCCGGCGCCAGTGTTACGCCGGCGGATGTTCGCGCCCTGCTCGGGGAGCGGCGCGTGTTGGGCCTGGCGGAAATGATGAATTATCCCGGTGTGCTGTTCCGCCTGCCGGCGGTGCTGGAGATGCTGGAGGCCGCCGGCGATCTGCCCATTGACGGGCACGCCCCCGGCCTCAGCGGGAAGGACCTGCATGCCTATATCGGCGCCGGCATCCGCTCGGACCACGAATGCACCACGACGCAGGAGGCGCTGGAAAAGGCGCGCGCCGGCATGCACGTCCATATCCGCGAGGGCACCGCCGCCCGCAACCTGTTGGACCTATTGCCGGCGGTGACGCCGCAGCACGCCGGCATGTTCTCGTTCTGCACCGATGACCGCCACCCGGCGGAATTACTGCGCGAGGGCCATCTGGACGATATCGTGCGCAAGGCCATCGCCGCCGGCCTGCCCCCCATTGCCGCCATACAGATGGCGACCATCCATACGGCGCGCCATTACCGGCTGTGGGAGCTGGGCGCGGTGGCACCGGGGTATCGCGCGGACCTGGTGGTGCTGGAGGACCTGGAAAAGGTACAGCCGGCGATGGTGTTCCAGGACGGCCGGTTAGTGGCGCGAGACGGCAAATTGGTGGAGGAGCTGGCCCTGCCGCCGGCCCCATCCCTCCCGCCTACCATGCGCATCGCCTGGGAGAGGGTCTCATTTGCCCTGCCAGCGCCGCCGGCGGGAACGGCCGTGCGCGTCATCGGCGTCATCCCGGACCAGATCATCACCCATTCCCTGCGCATGGAGCCAAAGGTCGAGGCCGGCCAGATTGTGGCCGACGTCTCCCGCGATCTGCTGAAGATCGCGGTGGTGGAGCGCCACCACGCCTCGGGCAACGTCGGTGTGGGGCTGGTACAGGGCATGGGGCTCCAGCGCGGCGCCATTGCATCGTCGGTGGCCCATGACAGTCACAATATCGTGGTGGTGGGTGTTGATGACCGATCCATGCACCGGGCGGTCCGCGCTGTCGCTGAGATGGGTGGGGGCCAGGCCGTGGCGGATGGGGGGGAGATCTTGGCGCGGCTCCCTCTGCCCATCGCCGGCCTCATCTCGGACCAGCCGCTGGAAAGGGTGCAGGAGGCCGGCGAGGCGGTTCGTCGGGCCGCCCAGGCGTTGGGATGCACCCTGTCGGACCCGGCCATGACTCTCTCTTTCCTGGCCCTGCCGGTCATTCCCTCGCTGAAAATCACGGATATGGGATTGGTGGATGTGGAGCGCTTCGCTCTCGTGCCGCTGTGGGATTAG